Proteins from a single region of Acinonyx jubatus isolate Ajub_Pintada_27869175 chromosome D3, VMU_Ajub_asm_v1.0, whole genome shotgun sequence:
- the LOC106984111 gene encoding LOW QUALITY PROTEIN: 40S ribosomal protein S24-like (The sequence of the model RefSeq protein was modified relative to this genomic sequence to represent the inferred CDS: substituted 2 bases at 2 genomic stop codons), translated as MNDTVTLXTRKFITNXLLQWKQVVIDVLHPGKAAAPKTYLGEKLAKMYKTTPDAIFVFGFTTHFGGGKTTGFGMIYDSLDDAKKNEPKHRLARHGLCEKKQTSRKQQKEHKDRMKKVRGTAEDRVDAGNK; from the coding sequence ATGAATGACACAGTAACTCTCTAGACCAGGAAGTTCATAACCAACTGACTACTTCAGTGGAAACAAGTGGTCATTGATGTTCTTCACCCTGGAAAGGCAGCAGCACCTAAGACATACTTGGGGGAAAAACTAGCCAAGATGTACAAGACCACACCAGATGCCATCTTTGTATTTGGATTCACAACCCATTTTGGGGGTGGCAAGACAACTGGCTTTGGCATGATTTATGATTCCTTGGAtgatgcaaagaaaaatgaacccaaaCATAGACTTGCAAGACATGGCCTGTGTGAGAAGAAACAGACCTcaagaaaacagcaaaaggaaCACAAGGACAGAATGAAGAAAGTCAGGGGGACTGCAGAAGACAGGGTTGATGCCGGGAACAAGTGA